In the genome of Halobacterium noricense, one region contains:
- a CDS encoding DUF5830 family protein, with translation MTDGDAGNVEDPVELGVELLANLEFESLSVADSIDRLETVTTHPRTTRRILDEAERRGVVEREGGEVQPQGGSYVSFQSDVVTKEDEFSCRRCGASIETGYFINFEHGELGAFGSSCIRKVTGRE, from the coding sequence ATGACCGACGGCGACGCCGGGAACGTCGAGGACCCGGTCGAACTCGGGGTGGAGCTGCTCGCGAACCTCGAATTCGAGTCGCTGTCCGTCGCCGACTCCATCGACCGCCTCGAAACCGTCACCACGCACCCGCGGACCACTCGGCGGATTCTGGACGAAGCCGAGCGCCGCGGCGTCGTCGAACGCGAGGGCGGCGAGGTCCAGCCACAGGGCGGCAGCTACGTCTCCTTCCAGTCCGACGTCGTCACGAAAGAGGATGAGTTCTCGTGTCGGCGCTGCGGCGCGTCCATCGAGACGGGCTACTTCATCAACTTCGAGCACGGCGAACTGGGCGCGTTCGGCTCGTCGTGCATCCGCAAGGTCACCGGCCGCGAGTAG